ccagaatttaatctatcctatctctcaagttggatcgaactgcacatggtgtgcgaattttattgtaatcggttgagtggtttaggagtccattggggacaaacattgtgacacgagatttatatataatatatatatatattaagatataCATTCTATAATCGCAAATATCTAGCTGATATCAATATATCCTATGCAAGGGTAtgcaatttataaatttttttgtcattatgcaattttaataCAAATGGTTTAATACtgaataaaatttttataaaaaaatatacatttaaatatacattgtCATCATGTAGGTCGACGCTTCAACTAGCAACAGTAGGCGCAATATTGGTCGGAACGTTGAGGTGTTTAATGACGAAAATTCTGAAGGGAATATCCCAGTCTCTAATTCTGAGACGGAAGTGAAGCCCAGTCTGCGCTCCATCATCGACTCGGCTCGCAGTCAGGAGAATATAAAAGAAGCGGTGGCCTGGAATaaggcaaatgcaaaacgccacaagcatggcaaaatttttgGCAGTAACACATCTCCGGATCTGGGCTTTGATATACACTTGGACGAACAAGCAATGCCACCTATCACCAACTACGAGCACCGTCTAGATCAACCTTTTAAATTTCCGACAAACTTTGTGACCAAGAACAGGATTCAGGAGCCGTGGGTGACGCCTGTTACTATTGAGGACGAGCCAAACGCAAATGGACTTCCTTGCTATAATAAGTGTCTCCTTTACCCTCGCCCCAATCTCGAGTTCTCGCCCGAAGAGTATCGTGCCTACTCCTATTTGAAACACCGCAACCCACAACATTCATTTGTCTATCGCAATGATGAGTGGTGGGGCACTGGACGGGTGATCAGGGGAATTCGCTGCTACCCGAATTTCGCCAAGTGTTCTAAGCCACAAGACCTCGATGATCTAGACAAGTTTTGGAAACCTCCACTGGCACTTGGCCTTCAGGTCGTTTTAGACAAGATTTACAACGAAGTTGAGCAAAAGGAGTATCAGCTAGAGGAGTTGTTAGCATCAAAATGGTTACAAAAACGAAATGTGACAGTTCATGGCGACTTTGACATGGAAGAAACAGTTTGCTTGCCAGGGAACAAGATGCCACGTCGCAAGAGTTTCTTTCCCTCTTCGTCCAGAAAATCTATCATGCCACGTAGTATTTCGTCTGTACGGGAGGAGATTGAAAAAGAGAAGGTTGAAGTCACGTTGGGTGTAAAAGATATAGCTTCGCAGCTGTCACCTAAGATACCTAAATCGCCTTCTAATCTAAAGGCAGAGCCAAATCTTAATATATTTGAGGAATCCGCATCTCCACATGACCATTTTGCTGTACCGGCCGTTCCTGTTCCAAAAGTAGAGATTTATGAAGACTCGGAAGAGCCGCAGCCAACGCCAAAAACAAGGCATTTGAATTCTGAACCGTTTTATGACGAAGATGAGACATGCTCCACCCAAATGTTCAACATGTTCATAAAGTCGCAGGCAGTAAGCACTCCAAAGGGCACACAGAAGCAAGCGCCGTCACGTCAATTTGGAACTGTTCTAAAAGAGCTACCGCTACCGGAGGACCCTGTCCATGCTGTTGATTCTCCAGTGGATACACGTTCTCCGACATTGCGAAAGCAACTATCTACCATATTAGAGACCTCTGAGCACGGAACACAAAGCTTGGCGACTAGCGGAGCCACTACTAAATCGACTATAACCTCCTCGTCTTCGCCCGGATCAAACGCTGTTTCTAAACTTGGCAGCAAGATTGAAGAGAGCACTCCTAGTCAAATGCGTATGCAGCATTTGATTAGTGTTGGTATTGCAGATCCGGAAAAACAGGGCGGTGACAACTTGTTGCGCCGTGAGTTATGGGAACCTAATGCGCCTAGCGTGCCTACGCTTAAGTCCCTGCGCTTCCAAGAGGATAAGACAGAAACTACTCCCAGACCTCTGTCTTGCTTTCAGGAAGATAAAACTGAAACACTGCCACAAATGCCCACCGCACAACCGGAGGAGTCTATGCAGAATGGCTCGTTGGATGCTGGAAATTGCTTTTCCTCACCACAACTTCCCACTTTGGATGATGAAAGCGATTTGTGTGGATTGTTTGGAAAGACACCGCCgaagataaatatttttggctctCCAAAGCGCAATTTCGATCCAACTTCACAGGTCTTTAAATCGACACAGGACGAACTGAGCTCCTTTGCAGTGCTTGGCAACAAGCTGGAAACTGCGCCCAGCATCTGCAAGCTTCAGGATTCCTTTATGACCAACATTTCCTTTGTGCCCGATACGCAGCCTGAAACTTTAGCGATGCAGAAGTTTGATATCTTTCTCGACGAGACACAGCCTAAGGTCACTAAGTCAAAACCAGCAGCTTCAATTGGCTCCAACTTAGCCTTAGACTGCACGCTGCCGGAAACGCAGCAGCTGGCAATTAGGGAGATAGGGAACCAACAGGAAAATATTGGGCAGTCCCATATGATTGCCTCGTTTATGAAAGATTGCACAGAAATAGGCAGCTGTCCTTCACAGTTGCCAACTTCTTTTGTCAAAACAAATACCGTAAGCACATCGAACGGATCGTTTATGAAAGTTCCTGTGAATGAAAATTTTGGTGGTTCGAAACCACCAGACGAATTTTATGAGTTTAACGCAGCTACTGAAATGTTTGCAACTAATATTAGTATGATAAAAAATTCCACACTGCTGCTCCCTAAAGCAAAAGAAGCAGAGGAGTCGGAATTAAGCATTTACTATAAGAAAACACCACTGACGCCGAAGCAATCTCATCGTTCCTGGTCGCAATCTGATTTAGAAACTCCACCAAAGGAAAAGTTTGTTCACCCCACCTCAAATGGAGATCAAACTCTTTTGAACGAAACGGTAGCAGACGCTTATAAAAACCCTTTCAACGTGGAACTGATCAGCTCGCTGCTCGAATCAATTGACTTTTCCATGTACATCGAAAAGCTGCCCCATTGTCAACTGGTTGGCCACGTTAAGCGTCTACATCCTAACACCCACCTGGAAGTGCACAACGAAAAGTTTGAGGTGTCGAAAATTAT
This genomic stretch from Drosophila teissieri strain GT53w chromosome 2L, Prin_Dtei_1.1, whole genome shotgun sequence harbors:
- the LOC122618707 gene encoding uncharacterized protein LOC122618707, which codes for MDFDNAKENIQPLASGRNVSLLQASLSQDSTHGQELLAHRKQMEEEVHTYTGADPLGAWYKLICWIEQSYPAGGSCSGLQTVLHQCLTKFEEDERYRQDKRLIKLFIKFMEKQKDQIEFYQQMYNNGIGTMLADFYIAWAYSYDLSGNMRKADEIFRLGLECCAQPLEELKEAHQHFGYTVGQRMLYSTGEEANAVNQELNERRLALQSLHGRRQQITNSFTVGSVRTGAAVKSGLPGVVQVDASTSNSRRNIGRNVEVFNDENSEGNIPVSNSETEVKPSLRSIIDSARSQENIKEAVAWNKANAKRHKHGKIFGSNTSPDLGFDIHLDEQAMPPITNYEHRLDQPFKFPTNFVTKNRIQEPWVTPVTIEDEPNANGLPCYNKCLLYPRPNLEFSPEEYRAYSYLKHRNPQHSFVYRNDEWWGTGRVIRGIRCYPNFAKCSKPQDLDDLDKFWKPPLALGLQVVLDKIYNEVEQKEYQLEELLASKWLQKRNVTVHGDFDMEETVCLPGNKMPRRKSFFPSSSRKSIMPRSISSVREEIEKEKVEVTLGVKDIASQLSPKIPKSPSNLKAEPNLNIFEESASPHDHFAVPAVPVPKVEIYEDSEEPQPTPKTRHLNSEPFYDEDETCSTQMFNMFIKSQAVSTPKGTQKQAPSRQFGTVLKELPLPEDPVHAVDSPVDTRSPTLRKQLSTILETSEHGTQSLATSGATTKSTITSSSSPGSNAVSKLGSKIEESTPSQMRMQHLISVGIADPEKQGGDNLLRRELWEPNAPSVPTLKSLRFQEDKTETTPRPLSCFQEDKTETLPQMPTAQPEESMQNGSLDAGNCFSSPQLPTLDDESDLCGLFGKTPPKINIFGSPKRNFDPTSQVFKSTQDELSSFAVLGNKLETAPSICKLQDSFMTNISFVPDTQPETLAMQKFDIFLDETQPKVTKSKPAASIGSNLALDCTLPETQQLAIREIGNQQENIGQSHMIASFMKDCTEIGSCPSQLPTSFVKTNTVSTSNGSFMKVPVNENFGGSKPPDEFYEFNAATEMFATNISMIKNSTLLLPKAKEAEESELSIYYKKTPLTPKQSHRSWSQSDLETPPKEKFVHPTSNGDQTLLNETVADAYKNPFNVELISSLLESIDFSMYIEKLPHCQLVGHVKRLHPNTHLEVHNEKFEVSKIIGKGAYGSVYLGKHLKSGKKVALKQERPTNYWEFYICLEIHSRLTSEQMIPSYAHIDYALVGNNSSVYISEFSDYGSLIGVCNKVKSITNRNLDEYVVMHLSCQMLDIVDHLHAMGIIHADIKPDNFLLMKPICADPNEVSLQLIDFGVSIDMKLFPDNQTFNYVHHDDLFKCIEMRTHRPWTYQLDLFGLVSVMHVLLFGRYMEIVQRAPSTIWMPKTNVPRYFQRIMWENIFRTLLNIRDCRTMPNLQQLRAQLKCALAEKEKYVSEAINKFNTILQK